The genomic DNA TTATATTAACTTGTATCATATGAAAAATATGTTCAGGGGCACAGTCCGCTATGCAAGTGTGCATGCGCATTTGGGGAGAAATGTAAGCAGGAGGGATGATTTGGAATCTCTTGCATATacattgatttttcttcttcgaAGTCGTCTTCCTTGGCAAGGATACCAGGTTCgtcattttttaacaaacttttAGTTTTTACTCTCATATTAAGAATGTTGTTCTGAGACATTTTTTGCTCAGGGAGAAAACAAAGGATATCAGGTTTGCAGGAAGAAGATGGGAACGTCTCCAGAGAACCTATGCTGTTTTTGTCCCCAGCCTTTTAAAGAGTTTGTTGAACATGTAGTGACCTTAAAGTATGATGAAGAGCCCAACTATGCAAAATACATTTCTCTATTTGATGGGATTATTGGTCCAAACCCAGACATTAGGCCACTGAATACAGAAGGTGCACAAAAGGTATCGATTTTGCCACCcttttacttgtgttttttttatgtatatacgAAGTTTGTAGTCCAACCTTTGACACtgctattttttcttcttcttgaagcTTGTTGGTCATAAAAGAGGCCGATTGGCTtcagaagatgatgatgaacaaCCCAAAAAGAAGGTTCGAGTGGGTTTACCAGCGAACCAGTGGATTAGTGTTTACAATGCTCGTAGACCGATGAAACAAAGGTATACACTAATGAAGTATTCTAATAAAATATTCTGACTACTAAGATACCCTACTAACTACTCAAATACCTCACTAGTAAACTTAGTCACTAGTCTTCTTAGCTTTCCTTTCATTAACCCTCCATATCCAGGGTTTGCCATAATACCCTTATTTGCCATCAGTTGCCTTCCTATCATACACCAATAAGTCTTAAAACTTGTTATACACGTGTGATTCTATGTTTATGTGTTTTAAAATTGATGCAAGGGGATGACTTCTATTTCCTCATCTTTAAGATTGTGATTTTTCAACCCATACCGTATGTGTGAATCTATTTACACCCTTTTCTGTGTATATGTTGCATCATATGTTTGAATTTCGTTGcattttttaatcttttggTTACAAAAGTTGGATGCTAAGGGTTATCCGGGTTTAAAACTTATGATGTAAGGGAATTTCTATGCATTAAGAGTGGTTTTCTTTGTGTTGTAGATATCACTACAATGTGTCAAGTACAAGACTATCACAGCACATTGACAAAGGAAATGAGGATGGCTTATATATTAGCAGTGTTGCTTCATCTCAGGGCCTTTGGGCCTTAATAATGGATGCAGGGACAGGTTTCACTTCGCAAGTTTACGAATTCTCCCCCCAATTTTTCCATAAGGTAAATTTAAATCTATTGCCATACATTCTTCTACCTGTGAATTATTAAAATTTCCTGTATAGCACACCAGATATATGCTTGTAGAAATTTTAATCCTAGTTTCAAGGCATGCTTATTATTAACTTAgggttttctgtttttttttttaaggaatggaTCATGGAGCAGTgggaaaaaaattactatatcaCTGCAGTTGCAGGAATTGCAAATGGGAGTTCATTAGTAGTAATGTCTAAAGGTTGGTTCCTCTTTAAGTTATATATATTGGCTTATGTACATTGGCAATTCTCCATTTTGCTCTCTGCTAACTTAGGCCATGGATTTCAGACACCCAGTATTCGCAGCAATCATACAAAGTTAGTGATTCATTTCCTTTCAAatggattaaaaaaaagtgggaggagaaattttttgtaacTTCAATGGCCACAGCAGGGCCCAAATGGGGAGTAGTTATGTCTAAAGGGGCAGGGTTTTCAAAACAGGTCATCTTTGGATTGAACTTTTATCTGTCAGCAGTACTTTAGTCATAATGCAACTTAATAGTGTGAATAAATACTTACTTTATGTTTATGTATAACAGGCGGTCGAATTAGATTTTCTGTACCCTAGTGAAGGGATTCACAAGCGGTGGGAGTCTGGTTACCGAATCACATCGACTGCGGCAACTTGGGACCAAGCTGCTTTTGTTCTGAGTATTCCAGAGAATAAGCTGCAGGACGAAACTCAAGAAACACTAAGGACTACTACTTTTCCTAGTACTCATGTTAAGGTGGGTCATATATATTCACATTTGTTGTCCATGCACATGATTTTCAGTTAATTGCAGTCTGATGATACTTGATTTTACAGGAGAAGTGGGCTAAGAACCTCTACATTGCCTCTATTTGCTATGGACGCACTGTTTCTTGAGACTGCTGATCCATGGAGGGGCTGAAGGAGTATTTGGATTTCAGTGAAAAACCACTCCAAACGTAAGTTTAGACCGaaaataattgtgttttttGGGACAAACATACTTTTGGACTCAATAGCATGTCAAGAAGTTTGATGGGCTGGGACATAGGAAATTTTGATGGCTTCAGtgtttattttatgtatgtagGATGGGAATGAATATTTTCAGTAAAACTAAGTGAACATCTCAATTTTCCATTCAtatagaaaattgattttatgtcAATTCTTAGTTAATGTTTTCCAGACGAGGAACTTTTTTATACAGGTACAGACAGGTATactcattatttttttgaaggatcagGTAtactcattttaattttaagtttggTAGACTTATCATATGAGCCATGTAAAAAAAacgttaaattttttgtttataaaactaaaattaaatataaatatacaaatatactaGAAATCTTCAAAggtttgtaccaaaaaattgATTTCACGATTAGATTTTACTAGAAATctacaaataaatatatgtattcTGAAATGTAACTTGATTAGATTTCACGAAAGAGGTcccaaaaaattgattttgtttgaatttttattttttatcagtttttaattgtttatttgaaTCGGTTAGAAACACTCCTTGACTCCTGGTCTAAACTAAACATATAATATACTTATTCTCAAATTCAAGAATATTTGGATGTgcataaagaaatgaattacaTACGTTCTCTCACATTCCCGCTCAACAAATTAAGAATGctatactattttatttttagaggcaaagagaaaaaaatgttaataagaAAATGGAACACTGCTGTGTTTCAGAACAAAAATTTGAAACCACGGTTGTCTTTATCTTTGGTCGAGCTAAATAACTTGGCCTCTATCTTTGGTCGAGCTAGGAtagatttatattttatttttgtgtgctATGAATATGCATTATGGTACCATGTTATGGTTATACTTTATaggtgtgtgttcacatgggaaaTGTTAATCATTTCCCATCATAGGAAAGTTGAATTCAATGATTatattaagtgaagaacatattcttaacatgttctcgcaacactagatttttcttcacactaactaccaacaatttaaaaattctgaaaattaattttcagaaattaaaaaaatcaaaaaaatataaaaaaattcagataattttttttaaattatgtaattcatttattgaatgttagaattttttttttgaatttttttttatttcaataaaaataaaattttggaaactaagataagtttttatttttctaaaaagaatatattttttaatttcataataaaataagatattctgaaaaataaaataaaaatcctaaaaaaaatattttgaaattaaagttttttatttttataagaaaataaaattctggaaaataaggtttttgaaaatattttgaaataacattctggaattttttttttcattttttcaaaaaaataaattatctgaatttttttcgatttttttaatt from Medicago truncatula cultivar Jemalong A17 chromosome 8, MtrunA17r5.0-ANR, whole genome shotgun sequence includes the following:
- the LOC11422003 gene encoding casein kinase 1-like protein HD16; protein product: MPVMRSGARRGRPTKRQSQKKQEEEKKTPVEVEAVATRTRRRRAAAAAAVKEEPAVKVNDDVVAVVAVAEKKEEEEEAGGVEKEMIEEKQMEEFNRGGHSIDKANAGEEDSNGFVIPEKVQVSTSPLYKTEKKLGKGGFGQVYVGRRVSDGNLNERTGPEALEVAIKFEHTSSKGCNEGPPKEWEAYDTLGGSHGVPQVHYKGKQDGYYIMIMDILGPSLYDEWNNKSHSMSTEMVACIAIEAISILEKMHSRGYVHGDVKPENFLLGASGTPDEKKLFLVDLGLATKWRDRTTGLQVDYDQRPDLFRGTVRYASVHAHLGRNVSRRDDLESLAYTLIFLLRSRLPWQGYQGENKGYQVCRKKMGTSPENLCCFCPQPFKEFVEHVVTLKYDEEPNYAKYISLFDGIIGPNPDIRPLNTEGAQKLVGHKRGRLASEDDDEQPKKKVRVGLPANQWISVYNARRPMKQRYHYNVSSTRLSQHIDKGNEDGLYISSVASSQGLWALIMDAGTGFTSQVYEFSPQFFHKEWIMEQWEKNYYITAVAGIANGSSLVVMSKDTQYSQQSYKVSDSFPFKWIKKKWEEKFFVTSMATAGPKWGVVMSKGAGFSKQAVELDFLYPSEGIHKRWESGYRITSTAATWDQAAFVLSIPENKLQDETQETLRTTTFPSTHVKEKWAKNLYIASICYGRTVS